Below is a genomic region from Gopherus flavomarginatus isolate rGopFla2 chromosome 25, rGopFla2.mat.asm, whole genome shotgun sequence.
CTCGCGAGGTGTGATGGGTGATGTTGGCAGGTTTGGGGCTGGCCCTGCTGATTCCTTGGTCCTGGCTCCTGCTGAGCTTCTAAAGGAAAGTCTGTTTCTGCATCTCCCCAGGTTACAAATGCAGCGGGGGAGATGACGCAAGTGGTGGGGCCGAAGTTACCCGCTTCCCTGTCACCAGCACATGCAGTGGTGTCTACCCTGGGCCTGAGGGGCAGGGCCTATGGGGGTTTCAAACTCTCCCCTGCATAAGGCTTCCACTCATCACGTAGCTGTCCTCTCCTTCCATCCTGGGGTCTGGGGCTGATCGCTGGATTCCGCTCCCACCCCAACCTCGGGCTGAGGAGCTCGTGCTCACGGAAGCAGGGACAGGGCAGGCGATCAAAGCCCTGCCTTGGCCTCTGCTCTCCTATTTCTCATCTGGACGTGTACACGTGCTGCTCGTCCCCCAGTGCCCCGGGAGAGTTCCTGGCCCACACTGAAGTGGACAGACCCCGCACGGGGCAGGCAGGATTAAGGGAGAGCGAGGTTTGCTGCTGCCTTCGttgaaggagggaggaaaagtcATTATCCCTGCTCTCAATTTGCGAGGGGATTAACTTAAGGCCCCAATTTCTGCAATGCTTTTTCTCCTTCCCTCAGCTGCCCACCCACCCCACCTCTCCCAGGAGCTGTTACAAAATCTAAAATGACTCGGGAGTGTTTCAGAATAGCAACACACTCGCTCTCTCAAATGGGAACCCGACCACCAGCGTCCTGTGTGTGCCAAGTGGGAGGAAGTGAAACGGGCTTTTGAAACTGCCTCGTCTGCTTTCATCAGCCAACCCAAGAAAAGCTAAACGAGCTCCACGGAAAGTGAAAAGCAAATGTAAaaccttccccctctcctgctgcccctaTGTATTCATTTAAGGTGGGGTCACGGGCACCTGGGGCATTTTTTAAGTATTTCTTCCGGACACAGACATTCCATGAGAGCTGAACCTTTTGTCCACTTGGCTTTGTCAGCATTTATTTGCAGTTGGGTTGTGGAAGCAGGTATCTGTTCCAGCTGAGTCCATGGCCCCACTTGCCTAGGTGCTGTCACccacagagtgagagagaggccCCGGCCTGGAGAGTTTACAAGCGAAATAGACCAGCCAGAAACAGGTGGGAGGTAAGAGTGTGCTAAGCTGGgaagtgatttacccaaagtcacccagcaactCAGTGGCAGATGCAGGAAGAGAAGCTGGGTCTCTTCTCTCACCAGCCAGTGCTCTAAGTGTGGAGGGGTCGGCTATGCTGCAATCAAAAATTCAGGCTTGcaaggctctggctgcagggctaaaaatgaccatatagacatttgggctggagcctgggctctgagactctcctCCCAAGGGTTTAGAGTCCTTGCCCATACATCAAGGCtggctgacctgggccagccaggtagggtgaccaaatatcccaattttatagggacagtcctgattttggggtctttttcttatataggcttctattacccacccccccctcccaatttttcacacttgctggctgATCACCCTATTCCAGCTTAGCATCCTAATCACTGCAGCAGGATCTGTCTGTGAGGCAAAATGAATCTGGTGCCTCGTGGGCTGGGGAAGATGGACCCTGCAACCCCTCAGTGCCACCATGTTTTCTCAGTTATGGGACAGGGGGTGCATCTGCCCCAAATGGTTAGTGGCTGAGGGGCACCCTGCAGCATTAAAACCATATTCTCTGATGCCAAGGTGCGTGCCAGCATCCACCCCTTTCCCCCTGtgcccaggctggggtggggtgctCAGCAGGTGCTCAGACCACAAGCCCTGGGTCTCTAGGGTTTTCTCTGTGCTGGCAGCACCGGCTCAGAGGCTGGTATAGAATTTCTCATGCCAGTTGTACGGGGAGGAAGGGGCTCATTAAAGGGGGGTGGAAGGGTCAAGAAACAACTTTCCTGTAAGTGACTAAGGGCCCAGTGCTGGAAGCTGCTGTACACCTTCACTTTCACAGCCAGCTACAGTCAATGACCCCCCTTGGGCTAAAGGGGACTCTCCAGTAGCAGTATAGGGCCTATGACATGCAGCTCATTCCATCCACTGAAGCACAATGCTGTACATTCCCCACTAGCCAGGCAGTTACACTATCATCTTCTAGTTCCATGGGCAGGGGCCCAGTGATCACAaagggacccccagggattggggaGAGACACACCTTCCCTGTGGCTCATAGAGCTGTGGATTACAAGGCAGGCCTGCTTCTGTATTCTTTTCCCAGTCTGTTCCCTTCCGCCCGCCTCCACCATGGATCCCAACCGGCGTTGCCCTGCAGTAGCCTCAGGGGACATCCAGCCGCAGTGCCGAATactgcagctgcccctgctctgtgaaGGGCGGAACCCATCTGAAGGCGCTCGGGGAGGGTGGCCCTATCCCAAGGGATGCGTGTGTAACAGAGCCACCTGCCAGGAGCGTGGGACCCACGTAATATGGGACTGCTGGATGTGGCTCTCAGTCCCCCTCCAGTGGCAGCGGCTGGGCATAGACGGTGAGGCGccgtgacccagccactccctgcGCTGGGGGTTTGAACTGAGCCAGGAGAGGCTGCTGTGGTTAGATCCGGAGGGGCCAGGTTCACGCTGTGCGGCTGCCCCAGCCAGGGTCCAGCATTACACACGGGGCTTCTTTGCGAGCTGCACATCAGTCATCCAGCAATCCTCTGGGGGGGCCAAGGCACGGCCCTTGCAGCACGGGGGAGACGCTCAGGCCTTCGACTAGCATCTCTCTAGGGGAAGTGCTGCAGCTCGGCCCCAAGCATCTGAAATCACCCGCCATGTAACTGGGGCGCGACCGCTGATGTCAGGTCCCCATGTTGCTGGGTGTCTGCCCCCCCCACAGTGTGCATAGCCAGGCGTGCGGCCAATTGGGGTCTGAACAGAACCAGCGCCTGCCGCTGCTTGCTGGGCACCCTGGTGCATcagccttccccccgcccccccaatcaTTACAGCACGGTGATACCCACTGCAGCGCCCATGCTGTGTGACCCACAAATTGGGGGGGGGACCGGCTGcctacccctgccccccccaaaccGGGCCCAGCCCAACCCAGTTAGCTCAGGCCCCCGGCTGGCCTAGCACCAAGGCTTTTGTACACATGGCGTGAGAGCCAGCACTGGGCGGGAAGGCCCACCCTGGAGGTTCAtgatccctcctccccccacccctccacaggGGCTGAGAAGGTGGGTCAGGCTCACTACTCCCCAGTTtggtgatggggaaactgaggtatggaGCAGCCCAATGACTTGCTGAAGGAAGCCTGGGGCCATGCCCTGGGTGCATCAGAAAGCCGATTGGGTGGTGATTTGTGTCACTGTAGAATCTGGCTTTGGCAAGCGGGGAGGGGGTTGCAGCGCCCGcgttccccccccgcccccaccagcgGCTGAGATGATCATGGGGGAAACGTGCACTGGTGTTTGTGCAGCAGTACTGGCTgaatggggaaggggtgggagccTCTATGGCACGCTGGCCTCCCTTACACCAGCCGCTAGCCAGCCTCACTCGTCCTCCTTTAACCACATCAGGCACCTTGCGCTGAGTGTGCTGGAGGTCAGCCAGTGTTCAGTATATGGAGTCTGCTTTGTTGCACCCACCCTCTGCCAGATGCACACATGTGCgtgcacacgcgcgcacacacacacacacacacttgtgcgATGCACACTCTGCATGCAGCCGCCAGCACGTCGcttgctgcctgtcccctgctcAGACACCCTGgctgcaggtctggagacaggCTCAGTTAGACTTACTCAGTCAGCTCTTAGTGGCACCTGTAGGCTGAACTGCCCTGGGTGACGGCtagctcagcccagcccagccatgaGGAGATTCCCCTGTGACTCACTCACAGAAATGCTACCTGAAAGGGCCTGGTATGACTCCCAggcaggggaggcagcctcctcccccaccccccaccccccgcacctcCTGACCATGTGGCTGGCAAAGTGGGGGCTTTCTGGGGCAGTCAACTCTAGCatctggccagcagggggcactcaccCCCACCATCAGCTCTGACCCCCAGAAAGCAGAATGAGGCAGGCAAGGCTCGGAAACCCTGTAttacaaaaataatcaaaaaaaGCACGTGGCCGCAGCCCGGTGCAGAACGTACCAGTCAAAGGCAAATAGAAAAACCAGACAGACAACATTAAACGGTCACGGGGCAACCTTGGGAAGGCTGAACAACCTCAGCTGGCCTGAGCTGCTGCAAACCAAAGAGCGACCCCGCCCTCCCCCCGCTTCTCACGCCAGCACCAGCAGGCAGGTcgggagtgggaggggggcagtTGACACCAGGCACTGGCTCTGTAGGCTCCGAGCTGCTTCCTTCTCCAGAGCAGCTGACACCTGGGCTTCGTGAATGGGGACGGGGTTAAAGGAAGTGCACTTTGCATGCTCGTCTGGCGGGCACCCAGTGGCTCTTCCCCGATTTCTGCAAAGGGGCGGGCCATATAGATATTAGCAGATAAACGCAGGCCAGCCCTGACCCTCTCCCACTGAGCACCTGATCTCAAGGCTTATCCTCCAGTCAGGTCGGCCCCCTCCAACCGTCCCCACTGAGCCCTGTGTTTCCCAGCACCCACCTGCCAAAGGACCCCCCCCTCTATGCCCCGGCCATGTGGCTGTTTGCAGCCAGGTGGCATCTGCCCCCTGCAGGTCACCTTTGCTTTACAGCAGCTCAGTCAGCCCTCGGTTCAGCTGTACGCTCCACGTTGCCCCTTCTGGGGTCTgcgcgggggggggcgggaatgggCCCCATCACGCCGTTTTGGTCCCGCTCTCCACCTCCTTGTGCACCCACAGCTCCTTGTGCTGCTTGCGCCCGAACCCCTCGTCGTAGTTGCCTTTGCTCTTGAacagctgctggaagtggggcTTGCAGTAGAACTCGCCGTGCAGCGCTGCATAGCTGCCCAAGCTGAAAGGAAGGCAGCACGGGTCAGCCAGCCCCGGGGGCAGCCGAGCACCAGGAGACGCCAGCAGGCCACAAGGGGCGCAAGGGCAACAGGGACTTCAAAAGGGAGACTGAggcagaggggagcaggggctgagcagagcagaggggcttgaggagtggagctgggggaaCCAGTGAGGGGTAGGACGGGAGAAAAGCCCTGTCACGTCTCCACATCCTGACCCGGCCTTTGGAGAAGCCAAACTAGCGACGCTCCCAAGACTCCCAGTACTGACCCAGTGCAGGCTGGCATGGGACCCAGGGCGCGTCAGTGCTCTGAGGCCCGCTGATTGCATTCAACCAACATTCGAGTTTCCTCCCTTAATACGTGCTCCAGCCATGCTGGGATGCCTGGGGCTGCCGCTCCGGCCGGCGCAGCGGTTCCGGGCCTTTGGTGCCTCCAGGAGAGCTCtgggcagtgccctgccctgcaCGGCTtttctcaggactccagcacttgATCTGAGCAAAGGGCTGTGAGTCGTGGGGGCTCAGCCCAACctcgcccccagcccagccccctcctcacctGAGCTTGGCATGGCAGTGCTTGCAGCAGAAGCAGGCATTATGGAAGACGAATTTATCGGCCACCAGCCGCTCCATGGGGTAGACGGGTTTCTGGCAGGCCGCGCACATCTCCTTCACCTGGGCTTTCAGGCTGAACGACTGCGCCGCACCGAAACCAAAgggagatgggggtgaggggaaagctCCGCCTGCTGAATGCCCGACAGCATCAAGGGAACACAGGTGTCTGGCCGCCCCCCAAGGCCCACCCACTGGGTCATTATTAGCATTTCAAATTAGCCTGAATGCTGGGGCATTGGATCTGTGCAAACCGGAGACATCCACCTCCTACCCCACCCCCAGAAAATagctcttccctggaggtttTCATCCAAACGGTGACCCAGCCCCACTTCGCTTGACAGCAGCTATAGGCACAGAGCACAAGGTGATGTGGGAACCGGCTGCCTTGTGATCTGTTCTTTCCATATATCGCCTATCACACACTCGGGGCAAAAGCCACCTTGGCCCAGCCCCCGGCATGCCAGAGCTATCCATTGCCTTTGAGTTACGCCGCCTCGTTCAGAACATGCAGCCCCGAAGGTGGGGAATGGGGATGAGAGGATCGTGCGGGTGAGGTACCTTGGAACGCTGCACCATGCTGCCTCCAGAGTTGCTCTTTGCCTCCTAAAGTGGGGGGAGAAATCAAAGTGAGAGACTCACCCAACATGCAGCAGGAGAAGGAGCCGGCCAGGCAGCAGAGATACCTGGTGCCTGACTGGGAAGCAGAGACATTGTGGCAGATTAGACacgtgtgggagggggttcgtTTTAAAGGAACGTTTAGGTTCGTTGCTGATGACACACCAAGG
It encodes:
- the LIMD2 gene encoding LIM domain-containing protein 2 isoform X2 gives rise to the protein MVQRSKSFSLKAQVKEMCAACQKPVYPMERLVADKFVFHNACFCCKHCHAKLSLGSYAALHGEFYCKPHFQQLFKSKGNYDEGFGRKQHKELWVHKEVESGTKTA
- the LIMD2 gene encoding LIM domain-containing protein 2 isoform X1 — translated: MFQAKGPASATSTHEAKSNSGGSMVQRSKSFSLKAQVKEMCAACQKPVYPMERLVADKFVFHNACFCCKHCHAKLSLGSYAALHGEFYCKPHFQQLFKSKGNYDEGFGRKQHKELWVHKEVESGTKTA